TCTCACTACACATATTACATTTTTGTGCTTTATTTTCTTGACCTAATAAAGTAATAGCATTATATTCACAACTTTGAGCACAATAACCACAGCCAATACATTTGTCTCTATTTAATTCTACTATACCATCTTCTCTAACTGTATAAGCTTCTGTAGGACAAACTTCAGCACAAATTGGATTTTCACAATGATTACATGAATGTGTTAAAAATAGACTCTTAATATTTCCATTTTGAACTACTTCATATTCATCAACTTTTCTCCAATTTATTTCTGGCTCTTGCTTATGGTAAGTTTGACATGCAACTTCACATGCTTTACATCCTATACAAAAATCTTGATCAAATAGAAAACTTTTTCTTAACTTTTTCATTTTATACTCCTTTATACTTTTGCAACTTCAATGAATGAGGCAGTATATGTTGAACCTTGTCCTAGGTCACTAATACCATCACTACATAAAATATTAGCTCCTGTATCTGTCTTTGTTGTTCTACACCATATGTTATTCCAAGCATAAGTAACACCTGGATTCATATCAGTTGTAATTCTAACTCTAAAAAATGCTTTACCTTTTTCATTTACTCCTGAAACTACTGTTCCTTCTTTTATACCTCTTTCTTGGGCATCTTTTTTATGCATAAATGGTTCTGGATAACCATCAAATAACACTCTTGGTAAAATATATTTATTTGTTCCCCAGTTAGAATTGTTTTGTAATTGTGTTCCTGGAGTCATAAAATATAATGGGTATTTTTTTAGATAGTTTTTCCCAAACTCTTTATGTGCTTCATAATAATCCCAGTCTGTTTCAAGATCAATAACTGGATGAAACCCTGAATCTTTAAAATATTTAGAGTAAAGTTCTGCTTTTCCAGATGGTGTTTTAAATTTAAGATCTGTTGTTTTACAATATGGATAATAAGGAAAATGTTCTTTCATTGATTCAACGGTTCTTATAGGTTTAACTTGACCTTCTTTTACTAGTCTTTCATAAGTTATTCCTTGACTTTTACTAAAAGGAGTATCTAGCATATTTTTTATAACTACTTTTGGATCGTTAATATTAAAACACTCTTCTTTATATCCCATAGCTTTTGCAATTCCATTAAATATTTCTAAATTAATTTTACTTTCACCAACTAGTTTAGCTGCTGCTGCGTTATAGCAAACAAATCCAGAAATTTGATCATTTTGTACATCTTCAGATTCTAAAAAAGTTCCTGCTGGTAATACTAAATCTGCATAATCAACTGTATCTGTATGAAAAGGATCTAATACAATTAGATAAAAATCATCATCTTCCATTAATCTTTTTTTAATTAAATCAGAGTTTGGTGCAGTAGTAATCATACTAGTGTTATAATGTATAACTGCTCTTAAAGGAGTAGGAAGAGTCACTTCTTTATAAACTTGAGATTCTGTATCTAAACTTGTTGGATTGTCAAGTCTTAATGCTCTACCAAATTGCACATAGTTCGCAGTTTGTCTTTTAATAGTTTTTCCATTTTCATCTTTTGGAGATAAGTCAGGCATAACTTTACTAAAATCATAACATGGGTTTAAGTTTGTATATGCCCAAAATAGTCCTGCACCTTTTTTGTTTAATGCTCCTACTAAAACAGGTAAGAAAGTAACTGCTCTAACAAGTCTAGCTCCATTAAAATGTCTTTGTCCACCATCACCATGAGCAATAGCAGGTCTTTTTGCTGCGGCGTAGATTCTTGCAAACTCTACTATTTCTTTAGATGTAATTTCACATGCTTTTGCTAGTTCTTCTAATGTATATTCTTTAGTTTCTTTTACTAATTCTTCAAAACCCATTGCATATTTAGATACAAACTCTTTATTGTATAAATTTTCTTCAATAAGTACTTTACATACACCTAAACAAAAGAAAGGGTCTGTTGAAGGTTTTAATTGTATAAACATATCTGAATTATTTGCCATTGGTGTTCTAACAGAATTAATTGTAACTAGTTTACCACCATTTTTTCTTCTTACATCTTGTCCAAATCTAGCCCAGTGCACAGCTGTGTAAGCTTCATTTGAACCCCATGTAACATATAAATCTGAATCAACAGTTTCAAGCATATCTTTTGAATATGGTGTACCAATAACACTTGGAGTTCCTTGATATCTTGGCCAGTCACATGGATTTCTAACTAATCTAGTTGCTCCAATTTTTTCAAGTAAATTACCTGGACCTATTGTTTTTGAGATATGACCTTCATTACCAGAATAAACCATTTCTCCAATAGCTTCTCCACCATATCTATTTTTAATATCAGTTAATTTTTTCCCTGCTAATTCAAAGGCTTCATCCCAAGAAATTCTTTCCCATTTACCTTCTTTTCTTTTTCCTACTCTTTTCATAGGATATAGTATTCTATTTGGCTGATATAAATACTCTCTGTAAGTATTACCTTTTACACAAGGATGACCTTTTGTAACAGGATGTGCTTTGTTACCTTGGATGTCAATCATTACACCATTTTGTACTTCTGCAACTAAAGAACATGCATCTCTACAGTTTCTTGGACAAGTTACAAAATGATATTCAGATGCACCATTTGTTTGAGTAGGTTTATACTCTACTTTATCATATTTTGTAGATGTATATGACATCCCAAATAATGGTACACTAACTAAACATGCAGTAGTCCCTTTTATAAAAGTTCTTCTATCACTATTGATATTTGAGGCTCCCATAATATTTCTCCTTCTTTTTTAATGAAATTAAATACTTCTTCACTTAAGAAGAAGTATTTTTTTATTTAAGTACATAAAGTTTATTTTTACCGTCTTGATAACTAACTATGTTAATATCTCCATCAACAAAATCAATAGCTCTTGCATTTGTTATCTTACTTGGGTATGAGTATGTTTTTACAATTTCTTCAGTTTTTGGATTAATTTGTAAAATTGTGTTATAGTTTTTACTTAGTGCATATAACATACCATTTTTCTTTGCCAGTCCAGTAATGTAATAATCACCAAGTCCTTTGTTATTTCTTGTTTCTATATTTGAAGCTAAAGTTGGCGTGTATTCACCAGATAAAACTCCATCAATATTTGATTGTTTTATAACAACAAAATTCTTTTTTAAATTACTAGGAACACTAATTGTATAACTATATTTTCCTAAACTTACGAAGCTATTTACATAATTAGTATTAGCTCGTACTGTTCTAAACGAATTTTTCTCAATAGCAACAAATTTATCTGCACCTTCTTTAAAGTGTGCAAATCCATTTACTTCATCAGCATTAATTGGGTCATATTTTACAATTGCGTAAGTTTTATTTGTTCCCATAATTTTTATACTTTGATTATCCATAAAATCAATATCTGCAAAGTTTGTCATAAATGGAAAATAAAAACTATCTAAAATTAAATGTGCATTAGTATTATTTAAATCTTTATTTGTAAGATACATTCCCCAATCTTGAGTTGCAATGGCAAATTGATTAGTTTTTTTATCAAATCTAATACCACTAATAGGTGAATCTAAATCAAGATTGATATTTTTTTCTGATACCAAGTTAAGTTTATTTGTTATATGTAAAGGAGAGTTATTTATGTTATGGTCAAACTCCATGTATTCTGCTTTTTTTGCTGGTAAATCAGGAGTATCTACACCAAAAGGACCTCTCCATGTTGGAGCAGAGAATGCATTTGGAAGTAAACTATCCCAACTGTTATATTTAGGATTAAAAGTAAATCTAGCTGGAGAATCAGGTGCAGTAAAAGGAGGTGGACCTGCTGCTACAAAAGCTTGCAATGCATTTGAAGCTGTTACAACCATAAAAGTAACAAATGCAAATTTATTTATTTTTGTTAAATTTCTATAGTTTAATTTTGCTAAAACTTCTTGATCTGTTTTCAAATTAGCAAATGCTAAAATTAATCCAAGTACAATTAAAACAGCCCAAAAAACTATTCCAGCCCAAATTTGTGTATGAATATTAAATATTGGTAATGCTTGCCCTTGTCCTATATCCATTTGTGCATACCATCCTAAATGCCAAAAAGCATTCCAAATACCAAAGGCAGAAACCATTATAATAAGAGCTAAATATTTCATTTTTAAACCATATCTTATTATAAATAAAGCTCCTGCTGCTACAACAATCATATTAATTCTAAGTGCCCAACAACTTGTACAAGGTGCATCTCCTAAGA
The window above is part of the Malaciobacter marinus genome. Proteins encoded here:
- a CDS encoding 4Fe-4S dicluster domain-containing protein — its product is MKKLRKSFLFDQDFCIGCKACEVACQTYHKQEPEINWRKVDEYEVVQNGNIKSLFLTHSCNHCENPICAEVCPTEAYTVREDGIVELNRDKCIGCGYCAQSCEYNAITLLGQENKAQKCNMCSERVDRGEQPACVRACPMGVLSIIETDLADRASMEKEVIGFKANSYVPSTRFYPKFVTGMKRKEFTIKI
- a CDS encoding molybdopterin-containing oxidoreductase family protein, which encodes MGASNINSDRRTFIKGTTACLVSVPLFGMSYTSTKYDKVEYKPTQTNGASEYHFVTCPRNCRDACSLVAEVQNGVMIDIQGNKAHPVTKGHPCVKGNTYREYLYQPNRILYPMKRVGKRKEGKWERISWDEAFELAGKKLTDIKNRYGGEAIGEMVYSGNEGHISKTIGPGNLLEKIGATRLVRNPCDWPRYQGTPSVIGTPYSKDMLETVDSDLYVTWGSNEAYTAVHWARFGQDVRRKNGGKLVTINSVRTPMANNSDMFIQLKPSTDPFFCLGVCKVLIEENLYNKEFVSKYAMGFEELVKETKEYTLEELAKACEITSKEIVEFARIYAAAKRPAIAHGDGGQRHFNGARLVRAVTFLPVLVGALNKKGAGLFWAYTNLNPCYDFSKVMPDLSPKDENGKTIKRQTANYVQFGRALRLDNPTSLDTESQVYKEVTLPTPLRAVIHYNTSMITTAPNSDLIKKRLMEDDDFYLIVLDPFHTDTVDYADLVLPAGTFLESEDVQNDQISGFVCYNAAAAKLVGESKINLEIFNGIAKAMGYKEECFNINDPKVVIKNMLDTPFSKSQGITYERLVKEGQVKPIRTVESMKEHFPYYPYCKTTDLKFKTPSGKAELYSKYFKDSGFHPVIDLETDWDYYEAHKEFGKNYLKKYPLYFMTPGTQLQNNSNWGTNKYILPRVLFDGYPEPFMHKKDAQERGIKEGTVVSGVNEKGKAFFRVRITTDMNPGVTYAWNNIWCRTTKTDTGANILCSDGISDLGQGSTYTASFIEVAKV
- a CDS encoding disulfide bond formation protein B, whose protein sequence is MKKNINLYVLMSFAVLGVMAGPVAVANMIFGYILGDAPCTSCWALRINMIVVAAGALFIIRYGLKMKYLALIIMVSAFGIWNAFWHLGWYAQMDIGQGQALPIFNIHTQIWAGIVFWAVLIVLGLILAFANLKTDQEVLAKLNYRNLTKINKFAFVTFMVVTASNALQAFVAAGPPPFTAPDSPARFTFNPKYNSWDSLLPNAFSAPTWRGPFGVDTPDLPAKKAEYMEFDHNINNSPLHITNKLNLVSEKNINLDLDSPISGIRFDKKTNQFAIATQDWGMYLTNKDLNNTNAHLILDSFYFPFMTNFADIDFMDNQSIKIMGTNKTYAIVKYDPINADEVNGFAHFKEGADKFVAIEKNSFRTVRANTNYVNSFVSLGKYSYTISVPSNLKKNFVVIKQSNIDGVLSGEYTPTLASNIETRNNKGLGDYYITGLAKKNGMLYALSKNYNTILQINPKTEEIVKTYSYPSKITNARAIDFVDGDINIVSYQDGKNKLYVLK